In Rosa chinensis cultivar Old Blush chromosome 1, RchiOBHm-V2, whole genome shotgun sequence, a genomic segment contains:
- the LOC112181647 gene encoding disease resistance protein RPV1 gives MWCLDELVKIIQCMKERGQQVFPVFYMGVDPSDVRHQRRSFELIKWEHQVDVEVREHEEVYGKNHDRLNAWRAALTEVANLSGWDNKNYGYEQILIEEIVNHILKKSVYTSSSVDKGFIGMGSRIDSLLSKYIYPQLDGVRFIGIHGMRGIGKTTLARAIHDQMCQDFDRTCFLSNVREMSKNNGLVSLQEKLLSRILMAKIENIEDEYTGAAMIERRSCRMKVLVVIDDVDQLIQLEKLAGNRNWFGPGSRIIITTTDIQLLKAHDVDATYKANGLNCDEALQLLSLKAFKKFPPPEDYLHLCYRILGYAQGLPLALVVLGSFLFGRRTDQWASAIDRLKNTPDKRIIEVLRISFDGLDEKDKEIFLHIACFYKGKDYDRVIQILDYCQLNPVIGLSVLADRSLITISNNELWMHDLLQELGWEIVREQSPKEPGKRSRLWSHEDINNVLKKNMGTDSIQGMVMELTKLQVAHWNPEAFSNLSQLSLLHIHNVDLPEGLTCLSNSLRLLEWTGYPLRSLPKNFEADELIELNLCHSNIKQLWKGTKNFDRLKFIKLCHSQNIVETPDLAGVQNLESLDLEGCENLVRIHQSLGFLKKLIVLNLKDCKNLKSLPSRIEMESLETLILSNCSKVKKIPEFVGNMECLSVLYLDETAIEELPVSIERLSGLVSLNLSKCRNLVRLPSTINKLKSIKNLDLSGCLKLGKHQVNVGEIYCFEENDVNSRSAIEMSSSHDLIKSVRGSIFHVYEVVWGSLNKFLPSGLVQKVNAGPSSFRLPISGLCNLTYLNLSNCNLGEGAFPKEFGYFPSLVTLNLSGNHFVRVPSGIRLLSKLENFNLENCKRLQELSDLPSNSRLDLRADGCTSLKYLFDASNLNRLNKSYFNFINCFNLNGKKGCNNIAFEMLKTFMYQGISNNRETFQIVIPGSNIPKWFGHQSVGCSLSVRLPADWNNSRFLGFALCADFVLREHHRVDELYIDEFKTFNATHHLVCCLKIDGRELEVYGRQPAFRFSEEFCQVESNHLWLFYVSRDKYFGTEWWHNSCSQLEFLFETRGPGLKVKECGVRLIYEQEVQGLNQTTTQSSSRMSPYADILIGFDIPVGGETSGTGSRTCTLEEL, from the exons AtgtggtgcttggatgaactcgTCAAGATTATTCAATGCATGAAAGAGAGGGGCCAACAAGTCTTCCCCGTTTTCTACATGGGCGTCGATCCTTCTGATGTGCGGCACCAAAGGCGAAGTTTTGAGCTCATCAAATGGGAGCACCAAGTAGATGTGGAAGTACGGGAACATGAAGAAGTTTATGGGAAGAATCATGATAGACTAAATGCGTGGAGAGCTGCTTTGACTGAAGTGGCCAATCTGTCTGGCTGGGATAACAAGAATTATGG ATATGAACAAATACTAATCGAGGAAATTGTTAATCATATACTAAAGAAGTCCGTGTATACATCTTCAAGTGTTGACAAGGGCTTCATAGGAATGGGTTCCCGTATTGATAGTTTATTAAGCAAATACATATATCCGCAGCTTGATGGGGTGCGTTTTATAGGGATCCATGGCATGCGGGGCATAGGTAAGACAACACTTGCTCGAGCTATCCATGATCAAATGTGTCAGGATTTTGACCGAACCTGCTTTCTTTCCAATGTTAGAGAAATGTCCAAAAACAATGGCCTAGTTTCTCTACAAGAAAAACTTCTTTCCAGAATCCTGATGGctaaaattgaaaatatagAGGATGAATACACAGGAGCTGCTATGATAGAAAGGCGGTCGTGTAGAATGAAGGTGCTTGTTGTTATTGATGATGTGGATCAGTTGatacaattagaaaaattggctGGAAATCGCAACTGGTTTGGTCCGGGGAGTAGAATTATCATAACCACCACAGATATTCAGTTGTTAAAGGCGCATGATGTTGATGCTACATACAAGGCTAACGGGTTAAACTGTGATGAAGCACTtcaacttttgagtttgaaggcTTTTAAGAAATTTCCCCCACCAGAAGATTATTTGCATCTGTGCTACCGTATTTTAGGGTATGCTCAGGGGCTTCCGTTGGCTCTCGTGGTTTTAGGTTCGTTTTTATTTGGTAGAAGAACTGATCAATGGGCAAGTGCAATAGATAGGCTAAAGAACACACCAGATAAACGCATTATTGAGGTGCTTCGGATTAGTTTTGATGGACTGGatgaaaaagacaaagaaatatTCCTACATATTGCTTGCTTTTACAAGGGGAAGGATTATGATCGTGTGATACAAATACTAGACTATTGCCAACTAAACCCTGTCATTGGTTTGAGTGTTCTTGCTGATAGATCTCTCATAACTATCTCCAACAATGAACTGTGGATGCATGATTTGCTACAAGAATTGGGCTGGGAAATTGTTCGTGAACAGTCTCCCAAAGAGCCAGGCAAACGTAGTAGACTATGGTCTCATGAAGACATCAACAATGTGCTGAAAAAAAATATG GGAACAGATTCAATCCAAGGCATGGTAATGGAGTTGACTAAATTACAAGTGGCTCATTGGAATCCAGAAGCCTTTTCAAATTTGTCTCAACTCAGTCTTCTCCATATTCATAATGTGGACCTTCCCGAAGGCCTCACTTGTCTTTCTAATTCCTTGAGACTCCTCGAATGGACTGGGTATCCCTTAAGATCTCTCCCAAAAAATTTTGAAGCAGATGAACTTATTGAACTTAACTTGTGCCACAGCAACATTAAACAGCTTTGGAAGGGAACAAAG AATTTTGACAGGTTGAAGTTCATCAAACTCTGTCATTCTCAAAATATTGTGGAGACCCCAGACCTCGCAGGCGTTCAGAATCTTGAAAGTTTAGATCTTGAAGGATGTGAGAATTTGGTTAGAATCCATCAATCCCTTGGATTTCTCAAAAAGCTTATTGTCCTGAATCTTAAAGACTGCAAAAATCTCAAGAGTCTGCCAAGTAGAATTGAAATGGAATCTCTTGAAACATTAATTCTTTCTAACTGCTCAAAAGTTAAGAAGATTCCCGAGTTTGTTGGAAATATGGAATGTTTGTCGGTGCTTTATCTTGATGAGACTGCCATTGAGGAACTGCCTGTGTCAATTGAACGGCTGAGTGGCCTTGTGTCATTGAATCTGAGCAAATGCAGAAATCTTGTCCGTCTTCCGAGCACCATCAATAAATTGAAGTCTATTAAAAATCTTGATCTTTCTGGATGCTTGAAACTCGGCAAACATCAGGTAAATGTGGGGGAGATATATTGTTTTGAGGAAAATGATGTGAATAGTAGGTCTGCAATAGAAATGTCATCTTCCCATGATCTCATAAAATCTGTGAGAGGTTCAATCTTTCATGTATATGAAGTAGTTTGGGGATCTTTAAATAAGTTCTTGCCTTCTGGATTGGTGCAAAAAGTGAATGCAGGGCCATCGAGTTTCCGCTTGCCTATTTCTGGTTTGTGTAATTTAACGTATCTGAACCTGAGTAATTGCAATCTTGGTGAAGGAGCATTTCCCAAAGAATTTGGTTACTTTCCCTCTTTGGTGACCTTGAATCTAAGTGGAAACCATTTTGTTCGCGTTCCTTCAGGCATTCGATTGCTTTCTAAGCTTGAGAACTTTAACTTGGAGAATTGCAAGAGACTTCAAGAGTTATCAGACCTTCCATCAAATAGTAGACTAGATTTAAGGGCAGATGGTTGTACTTCACTGAAATACTTGTTTGATGCATCAAATTTGAATAGACTAAACAaatcatatttcaatttcatcaattgcTTCAATCTAAATGGCAAGAAAGGATGCAATAACATAGCATTTGAAATGCTGAAGACATTCATGTATCAG GGAATCTCTAATAACAGGGAAACTTTTCAAATTGTAATTCCTGGAAGTAATATTCCCAAGTGGTTCGGCCATCAGAGTGTTGGGTGTTCATTAAGTGTCCGTCTACCTGCAGATTGGAATAACAGTCGGTTTTTAGGATTTGCTTTGTGTGCTGATTTTGTACTCCGTGAGCACCATCGGGTGGATGAGCTTTATATAGATGAATTCAAGACTTTTAATGCAACACATCATCTTGTATGTTGCCTGAAGATCGATGGAAGAGAACTGGAAGTATATGGCAGACAGCCTGCATTTCGCTTTAGTGAAGAATTTTGCCAGGTTGAATCAAATCACCTGTGGCTATTCTATGTATCTCGTGATAAATACTTTGGTACAGAGTGGTGGCATAACAGTTGCAGTCAGCTTGAGTTCTTATTTGAAACCAGAGGGCCGGGTCTGAAGGTGAAGGAGTGTGGAGTCCGTCTGATATACGAGCAAGAAGTGCAAGGCTTGAACCAAACAACCACTCAATCAAGCAGTAGGATGTCTCCTTATGCAGATATATTGATTGGTTTTGACATTCCAGTTGGAGGGGAAACCAGTGGCACTGGTAGCAGAACTTGCACACTTGAAGAATTGTAG
- the LOC112188190 gene encoding F-actin-capping protein subunit alpha isoform X3 — MADEEESELSEKQKIDIAKWFLLNSPPGEIQFVAEDVKAVVNDDILYEEAASEAFPLYNKSHMISLEMPGGIGDVLVTSFGELRGTKYLDPRTAHVAVVDHIKQVCTDVRPALDEELPFAYVEEYRDETNVIKSIGWRKRCK, encoded by the exons ATGGCGGACGAAGAGGAATCTGAGCTAAGCGAGAAGCAGAAGATTGATATAGCCAAGTGGTTCCTCCTCAACTCTCCTCCTGGTGAAATCCAATTCGTCGCCGAAG ATGTGAAGGCGGTAGTCAACGACGACATTTTGTACGAAGAAGCAGCCTCAGAGGCTTTCCCACTGTATAACAAATCACACATGATTTCGCTAGAAATGCCTGGTGGAATTGGAGAT GTTCTAGTTACATCTTTCGGTGAGCTCCGTGGGACTAAGTACCTTGATCCCAGGACTGCTCATGTTGCTGTCGTTGACCATATCAAACAG GTTTGTACAGACGTGAGACCTGCATTGGATGAGGAACTTCCATTCGCATATGTTGAGGAATACAG GGATGAAACAAATGTCATCAAAAGTATTGGTTGGAGGAAACGGTGCAAGTAA
- the LOC112188190 gene encoding F-actin-capping protein subunit alpha isoform X1, with translation MADEEESELSEKQKIDIAKWFLLNSPPGEIQFVAEDVKAVVNDDILYEEAASEAFPLYNKSHMISLEMPGGIGDVLVTSFGELRGTKYLDPRTAHVAVVDHIKQVCTDVRPALDEELPFAYVEEYSGSAGVHMQKYCWEGNDEYFIFASLVFRDETNVIKSIGWRKRCK, from the exons ATGGCGGACGAAGAGGAATCTGAGCTAAGCGAGAAGCAGAAGATTGATATAGCCAAGTGGTTCCTCCTCAACTCTCCTCCTGGTGAAATCCAATTCGTCGCCGAAG ATGTGAAGGCGGTAGTCAACGACGACATTTTGTACGAAGAAGCAGCCTCAGAGGCTTTCCCACTGTATAACAAATCACACATGATTTCGCTAGAAATGCCTGGTGGAATTGGAGAT GTTCTAGTTACATCTTTCGGTGAGCTCCGTGGGACTAAGTACCTTGATCCCAGGACTGCTCATGTTGCTGTCGTTGACCATATCAAACAG GTTTGTACAGACGTGAGACCTGCATTGGATGAGGAACTTCCATTCGCATATGTTGAGGAATACAG TGGTTCTGCTGGTGTACACATGCAAAAGTATTGTTGGGAGGGAAACGATGAGTATTTTATTTTTGCCAGTCTGGTTTTCAGGGATGAAACAAATGTCATCAAAAGTATTGGTTGGAGGAAACGGTGCAAGTAA
- the LOC112188190 gene encoding F-actin-capping protein subunit alpha isoform X2, translating into MADEEESELSEKQKIDIAKWFLLNSPPGEIQFVAEDVKAVVNDDILYEEAASEAFPLYNKSHMISLEMPGGIGDVLVTSFGELRGTKYLDPRTAHVAVVDHIKQVCTDVRPALDEELPFAYVEEYSLVFRDETNVIKSIGWRKRCK; encoded by the exons ATGGCGGACGAAGAGGAATCTGAGCTAAGCGAGAAGCAGAAGATTGATATAGCCAAGTGGTTCCTCCTCAACTCTCCTCCTGGTGAAATCCAATTCGTCGCCGAAG ATGTGAAGGCGGTAGTCAACGACGACATTTTGTACGAAGAAGCAGCCTCAGAGGCTTTCCCACTGTATAACAAATCACACATGATTTCGCTAGAAATGCCTGGTGGAATTGGAGAT GTTCTAGTTACATCTTTCGGTGAGCTCCGTGGGACTAAGTACCTTGATCCCAGGACTGCTCATGTTGCTGTCGTTGACCATATCAAACAG GTTTGTACAGACGTGAGACCTGCATTGGATGAGGAACTTCCATTCGCATATGTTGAGGAATACAG TCTGGTTTTCAGGGATGAAACAAATGTCATCAAAAGTATTGGTTGGAGGAAACGGTGCAAGTAA